From the genome of Pukyongia salina, one region includes:
- a CDS encoding T9SS type B sorting domain-containing protein, which translates to MYRFSYILIAILVGTIALGQSPSDCTNAILVCGNTSFGLEPDGVGFDEFSLPGNIRPPCYDFNNNTIWLRFVIEESGQLTFDLIPDSSSADYDFAIYGPNVSCDMLGSAIRCSSTNPQNAGVSANTGLNLTETDHFEGPGEDGNGYLQYLDVLAGEEYLVLIDRPHGSGGFSMEMTGSAVLPEQPFAYPVTDLATCEMDEIVDGATEFNFDPLIPDILQGQTNMTVTFHQSLNDANIGINPIVSPYTNIANPMKIYYRVENNNSGCVDINDFEIRVEEPFTVTLPDDLFVCNNSSDPVTLATQAGFAYYQWSTGEEGPNLYAIEITDGGDYWVNVTDTQGCKVRASTFVNSSEIATITDVVVEDFRGMDNRATISVEGNGDYQFQLDDLLPFQDENFFDGLRRGYHTITVRDKKGCGAIEVEILVLDYPRFFTPNGDGINDTWQIEGIWEFPGSKILIFDRYGRVLNGIRLDMVGWDGTDDNGVAVPSNDYWFSIIMNDGREVRGHFTLKR; encoded by the coding sequence ATGTACCGTTTTAGCTACATATTAATCGCAATTCTTGTTGGTACCATCGCACTAGGGCAAAGTCCCAGCGACTGTACCAATGCGATCCTTGTATGTGGGAACACCTCCTTTGGATTGGAACCGGACGGGGTAGGTTTCGACGAGTTCTCCCTTCCCGGCAATATTCGTCCGCCTTGTTACGATTTTAATAATAATACCATTTGGCTGCGATTCGTGATCGAAGAATCGGGACAACTCACCTTCGATCTTATACCGGATAGTAGTTCGGCAGACTATGACTTCGCCATCTATGGTCCAAATGTAAGCTGTGATATGCTTGGCAGTGCAATTAGGTGTTCCAGCACGAATCCTCAAAATGCAGGTGTGTCTGCCAATACCGGATTAAACTTAACCGAAACCGATCATTTTGAAGGTCCGGGAGAAGACGGAAACGGATACCTGCAATACCTCGATGTGCTTGCAGGAGAAGAATACCTGGTACTTATAGACCGTCCACATGGATCGGGAGGATTTTCTATGGAAATGACAGGTTCGGCTGTGCTACCCGAACAACCCTTCGCTTACCCGGTTACAGATCTGGCAACATGTGAGATGGATGAGATAGTAGATGGGGCAACCGAGTTTAATTTCGATCCCCTTATTCCAGACATCCTGCAAGGCCAGACAAATATGACAGTGACCTTCCACCAATCCCTGAACGACGCCAATATAGGGATCAACCCCATTGTTAGTCCGTACACGAATATTGCCAATCCCATGAAAATCTATTACCGTGTAGAGAATAATAATTCGGGCTGTGTAGATATAAACGATTTCGAGATACGAGTAGAAGAACCCTTTACTGTAACCTTACCAGACGACCTTTTTGTATGCAATAATAGCTCCGATCCTGTAACACTAGCCACCCAGGCTGGTTTTGCCTACTACCAATGGAGCACAGGAGAGGAAGGCCCAAACCTGTACGCTATAGAGATTACCGACGGAGGTGATTACTGGGTAAATGTTACCGATACACAGGGATGTAAGGTTCGTGCGTCCACTTTTGTGAATTCCTCCGAGATCGCAACCATAACCGATGTGGTAGTAGAAGATTTCAGGGGAATGGATAATAGAGCCACCATTAGTGTAGAGGGAAATGGCGATTATCAGTTTCAGTTGGACGACCTGCTTCCTTTTCAGGACGAAAATTTCTTCGATGGATTGAGAAGAGGGTATCATACCATAACTGTACGCGATAAAAAGGGTTGTGGTGCGATCGAAGTGGAGATCCTCGTGCTCGACTATCCACGATTTTTTACCCCGAATGGTGATGGTATCAACGATACGTGGCAAATTGAAGGTATTTGGGAATTTCCGGGTAGTAAGATCCTTATTTTCGACCGCTATGGCAGAGTGCTCAACGGCATTAGATTAGATATGGTTGGTTGGGATGGTACCGATGACAATGGGGTTGCCGTTCCTTCAAACGACTATTGGTTCTCTATAATTATGAACGACGGCCGGGAAGTTCGTGGCCATTTCACACTGAAGCGTTAA
- a CDS encoding class I SAM-dependent methyltransferase, producing the protein MQKIFKFFLNLFPRPFLIRLSYVARPILAFFLRGNKYTDPIDGNSYRKFLPYGYEKVRENVLAPGTLSLERHRLCWLYLQNETDLFTQPQKLLHFAPEQAFLKRFRKIKHLDYTTTDLNSPIADVKADICNLPFDDNSFNFIICNHVLEHIPEDMKAMKELYRVLAPGGTAILQVPYDRDRNTTFEDDSITDPKERARIFGQYDHVRVYGMDYFEKLEATGFIVEARDYTSSFTDEQIDRYRLAKGELLPVCKKL; encoded by the coding sequence ATGCAAAAAATCTTTAAATTTTTTCTGAATCTATTTCCTAGACCGTTTTTAATTCGCCTCAGCTATGTAGCGCGCCCTATACTGGCTTTTTTTCTAAGAGGAAACAAGTACACCGATCCCATCGATGGGAATTCTTATCGAAAATTCCTTCCCTATGGTTACGAGAAAGTGCGGGAGAATGTGCTCGCGCCCGGAACACTTTCCCTGGAACGCCATCGTCTGTGCTGGCTATACCTTCAGAATGAAACAGATCTTTTTACACAGCCACAGAAACTACTTCATTTTGCACCAGAGCAAGCTTTTCTGAAACGATTCAGAAAAATAAAACACCTGGATTATACCACTACAGACCTCAATTCGCCCATCGCCGATGTAAAAGCCGATATTTGCAATTTACCCTTCGATGATAATAGTTTTAACTTCATTATCTGCAACCACGTCCTGGAACATATCCCTGAAGATATGAAGGCTATGAAAGAACTGTACCGGGTCCTGGCTCCCGGTGGAACGGCTATTCTACAAGTGCCATACGATCGTGACCGGAACACTACTTTCGAGGATGATTCCATCACAGATCCAAAGGAAAGAGCACGTATTTTCGGGCAGTATGATCATGTACGGGTGTATGGAATGGATTATTTTGAGAAATTAGAGGCAACCGGATTTATAGTAGAAGCCCGGGATTACACTTCTTCGTTTACCGATGAACAGATCGACAGATATCGCCTGGCCAAGGGCGAACTTTTACCGGTTTGTAAAAAGTTATAA
- the map gene encoding type I methionyl aminopeptidase — protein sequence MIIPKTSEEIELMREAALVVSKTLGMLASEVKPGVTTNSLNEKAEAFIRDLGAVPGFLGLYDCPSTLLTSVNEAVVHGLPTDIPLEEGDIVAIDCGAVLHGFYGDHAYTFEVGEVAPETRKLLEVTKESLYRGIRQFKKGNRVGDIGYAIQNYCESFGYGVVRELVGHGLGTKLHEDPEIPNYGKRGRGKKFIEGMTIAIEPMINMGTHKVKQLKDGWTIVTLDGKPSAHFEHDVALVDGKPELLSTFAYVYEALGIQSDEEKEFRQKELVL from the coding sequence ATGATCATACCTAAAACCTCTGAAGAAATAGAACTAATGCGAGAAGCCGCCCTAGTGGTTTCAAAGACCTTGGGTATGCTGGCCAGTGAAGTTAAACCAGGTGTGACCACAAATAGCCTAAACGAGAAGGCCGAGGCTTTTATTCGCGACTTAGGGGCAGTTCCCGGGTTTCTTGGTTTATACGATTGCCCTTCTACTCTCCTCACCAGTGTTAACGAAGCCGTGGTTCACGGACTCCCTACCGATATTCCTCTGGAAGAAGGCGATATTGTAGCCATTGATTGTGGTGCTGTATTACACGGATTTTATGGAGACCACGCCTATACTTTCGAAGTGGGAGAAGTTGCTCCAGAGACTAGAAAATTACTTGAAGTAACCAAAGAATCTCTTTATCGTGGTATCAGGCAGTTTAAAAAAGGGAATCGCGTTGGTGATATTGGTTATGCTATCCAGAATTATTGCGAGTCCTTCGGTTATGGAGTGGTTCGGGAATTGGTAGGTCACGGCCTTGGTACCAAACTTCATGAAGATCCGGAGATCCCAAATTACGGCAAACGCGGGAGAGGTAAGAAATTTATCGAAGGAATGACCATTGCCATCGAACCTATGATCAACATGGGAACCCATAAAGTAAAACAGTTGAAAGACGGTTGGACCATTGTAACCCTGGATGGTAAACCCAGTGCGCATTTCGAACACGATGTCGCCCTTGTAGATGGCAAACCGGAATTGCTTTCCACCTTTGCCTATGTATATGAAGCCCTCGGTATTCAAAGTGATGAAGAGAAAGAATTCAGGCAGAAGGAATTAGTGCTTTAA
- a CDS encoding DUF4846 domain-containing protein: protein MKKYIIGFILLGFALFFFGTDKGRMAKQVAKSYLVKPVYINEEGTTISQRCLLPEGFVRTSYPEGSFQNYLQQYRLKPFGAKVINYNGEDYLYQGGHVGVLELPVPDNGLQQCADALIRIRSEYLWQQNRKQEIGFNFTSGHYCSWQQYADGFRPIIDGNKVTFRKTAAKDHSEANFYRYLNLIFMYSGTLSLYDELPQVKAVDEVEVGDMLIYPGSPGHVIMVVDKAMHTNGRKLFIFAQGNTPAQSVHVLKNPNDGNLSPWYEIEIGEYLEIPTYYFNEVKFVRFK from the coding sequence ATGAAGAAATACATTATTGGTTTTATTTTATTAGGCTTCGCCTTGTTTTTCTTCGGAACCGATAAAGGCAGAATGGCCAAACAAGTGGCCAAAAGCTATCTCGTTAAACCGGTTTATATCAATGAGGAAGGAACTACAATTTCACAACGATGCCTGCTTCCTGAAGGATTTGTACGTACATCTTATCCTGAAGGATCTTTTCAAAATTATCTACAGCAATACCGCTTGAAACCATTTGGTGCCAAAGTGATTAATTATAACGGAGAGGATTACTTGTACCAAGGGGGGCATGTTGGTGTCTTGGAACTCCCCGTGCCCGATAATGGACTTCAGCAATGTGCAGATGCGTTAATACGGATCAGGTCGGAGTATTTATGGCAGCAGAACAGAAAGCAAGAGATCGGCTTTAACTTTACTTCAGGCCATTATTGTTCCTGGCAGCAATATGCCGATGGGTTTCGGCCTATAATAGATGGAAACAAGGTGACTTTCAGAAAAACGGCCGCAAAGGATCATTCAGAAGCTAATTTCTATAGATATCTTAATTTAATCTTCATGTATTCAGGAACGCTATCTCTGTACGACGAATTACCACAGGTAAAAGCCGTGGATGAGGTGGAGGTAGGAGATATGCTCATTTATCCCGGTAGTCCGGGTCATGTGATCATGGTTGTGGACAAGGCAATGCACACTAACGGCAGGAAATTGTTTATTTTTGCACAGGGAAATACACCCGCCCAGAGTGTGCATGTATTGAAGAATCCAAACGATGGCAATTTGAGTCCGTGGTATGAGATAGAGATTGGTGAATATTTGGAAATTCCCACCTATTATTTTAATGAAGTAAAATTTGTGCGATTTAAATAA
- a CDS encoding Na(+)-translocating NADH-quinone reductase subunit F, with product MSEPLTKQELHYLAMNIVGKDLEEQGFEFLGVNSELKKDPQFVALKNKDLHFVIVRATSYPQDAHVYDPVLMETIKAHAAKFEAKTYYAGVGLGHGSDYAKPVIKDEDYTLVYKGIQEV from the coding sequence ATGTCTGAACCATTAACAAAACAAGAGTTACATTACCTCGCCATGAACATTGTTGGCAAGGATCTGGAAGAACAGGGTTTCGAATTTTTAGGCGTGAATAGCGAACTTAAAAAGGACCCCCAGTTTGTCGCATTGAAAAACAAGGATCTCCACTTTGTGATCGTTAGAGCCACTTCATACCCTCAGGACGCACATGTCTACGACCCCGTACTCATGGAAACCATAAAAGCGCATGCGGCAAAGTTTGAGGCTAAAACTTATTATGCAGGGGTAGGCCTGGGGCATGGTTCAGATTATGCAAAGCCGGTTATTAAAGACGAAGATTACACGCTGGTGTATAAAGGTATTCAGGAAGTATGA
- a CDS encoding S8 family serine peptidase, which translates to MRRLLLVAMLLSLFVGSAQTLQRSEDANPRKTDSTKYSKQIKAIVDSYDQTALADLLLANDAKERAEKQDALAYALVKNIPVKKYNPDGTFDELQKIAADGTPIYYTLHNVNAAISTRANFLNTGGGLGLTVDGNGMTAHVWDGGPTRPTHEAFDGPGGTNRVTINDGNTTLDGNSFHAQHVTGTILASGQPDASSKGMAWQATALTHDWNSDLTEATAEAMAGMLLSNHSYGYNATAIPDAWFGQYGSDARDWDQLLYNSPYYLQIKSAGNDGSNDSANALPLDGQSAYDKLNGDACAKNNLVIANGQDASVNATTGALISVTRNSGSSEGPTDDYRIKPDIMANGTSLRSTLETSDSAYGNLTGTSMSAPNTTGTLLLLQEHYNDVNGSFMKAATLKGLALHTADDVAPSGPDAQTGWGQLNAKFAAETISASPTTALISELNLTNGGTYQITIQSDGVNPLMASISWTDPAGVANSGTNSNTPALVNDLDLRLNNGTTYTPWRLTGVTTNGTGDNIVDPYERIDISGASGQYTLTVTHKGSLTNGSQDFSLIVTGGTIAASSPEISYGTTTTTSTEGTDCSFTDVVVPLNIAMAPSQNADVTFSVNGGTATNGVDYEILTPSVTFLQGQTASQNLTVRFYNDGVVESPETAIIDFTVNANGGDATANPAADSLTITMNDDDAVPAVSTDVTLFTEDFEDWTGWLNADRDGDGNVWVSISFSSGGYTGFSGNFAGSETDLTILGGTGSANADNYLISPQVSIPSNTTNTAFNFSVGGFNSVEHYRLQWTTDISTYGTIDAGVILEERNSISGDGEIRTVNRTDLAGQTGYFVIRHYNSSANNGLLLFDGLSIVATTETPVQTAVNSGTSDQTDVPGSGTMYADDSSSGSIMLAINNTGGDDYGCVTSHVSRAGTSAQAYMGSTSPNLVMDKTFNISTANSVATGNTSITFYFTEAEVAGWEAAAPGARANLVAARDDGSSVETSTLVIGAFGSHVTLTGTFTGLEGTYYFGPLGAFVPCTGVTKTWDGSNWSPAGAPGGTDIVVINGNYNTATHGDLDACTLTINSGFTLTVNANGYLNVDGDITVSGTLDVEHTGSVVQVDPDGVVTNSGSINVDITTPPLKERDFLILGSPMNAETRGGVFGSAYNVQEYTPANFIPHGSVPAGGTNFADDNFNDWNEMTSGTLNPGEGYLVYPQAAYIDPAYAGPPPVTTIAFPLSYTQGTLNNGTINQSIVYNGGSNPDGTPNILANPYPSPISANLLVSNNALINEVYFWEHLTPPSSSTPGANNINVSMDDISMHNGTMGVPAANDTGTSTTPNGVISTAQGFGIKAGASGTVTFTNSMRLTTGNTTLRNNIEEIDKITLKVENDQFELRSYTGIGFRSEGTPQLDQNMDSNRLATMIALYSHLEDGSEQLGIQTRESFETGIKIPMGFASQVDTDALYVVSISSIEGSEIANAHVYLVDHLTNTITDLTQGSYQFSSNKGTFNSRFTLQFESENLGTDDLALEKISVYPNPTDNLLTILSPGAGIDGVVIYDLRGRKVEEVSLNGERSYAVDMSALGSAMYFITISTENGSITKRVIKQ; encoded by the coding sequence ATGAGAAGATTATTATTAGTAGCGATGCTTCTGTCGTTGTTCGTAGGTTCAGCTCAAACCTTGCAACGCAGTGAAGATGCCAATCCAAGAAAAACAGATTCTACAAAATATTCGAAGCAGATCAAAGCGATTGTAGATAGCTATGATCAGACTGCCCTTGCAGACTTACTCCTGGCTAATGATGCCAAAGAAAGAGCCGAGAAACAGGATGCTCTTGCCTACGCTCTAGTAAAGAACATTCCTGTAAAAAAATATAACCCGGATGGGACATTCGATGAACTGCAAAAGATAGCCGCAGACGGTACTCCTATCTATTATACTCTTCACAATGTAAATGCCGCAATTTCCACGCGAGCCAATTTTTTGAACACCGGAGGAGGTTTAGGTTTAACTGTAGACGGAAATGGAATGACCGCTCATGTCTGGGATGGGGGGCCAACTCGCCCTACGCATGAGGCATTCGATGGTCCGGGAGGAACAAATCGAGTTACTATTAATGATGGAAATACCACTCTTGATGGTAATAGTTTTCATGCGCAACACGTAACTGGAACAATCTTAGCTTCCGGTCAGCCGGATGCATCCTCTAAAGGGATGGCCTGGCAGGCAACTGCATTAACGCACGACTGGAATAGCGACCTAACCGAAGCAACAGCCGAGGCGATGGCGGGAATGCTGCTCTCCAATCACTCGTATGGATATAATGCAACCGCCATACCCGATGCCTGGTTTGGCCAATATGGTTCTGATGCCAGGGATTGGGACCAGTTGTTGTATAATTCTCCCTACTACCTCCAGATAAAATCGGCCGGAAATGATGGTAGCAACGATTCTGCGAACGCTTTACCGCTGGACGGGCAGTCGGCATACGACAAGCTTAATGGTGATGCTTGCGCCAAGAACAACCTCGTAATAGCAAACGGACAGGATGCATCGGTGAACGCCACCACAGGAGCACTGATATCTGTAACACGGAACTCCGGAAGTAGTGAAGGACCTACAGATGATTACAGGATCAAACCGGATATCATGGCCAATGGTACCAGTTTAAGATCTACTCTGGAAACTAGCGATTCTGCCTACGGGAATTTAACAGGGACGTCCATGTCGGCGCCAAATACAACTGGTACTCTTCTGCTATTGCAAGAACACTATAACGATGTGAACGGATCCTTTATGAAGGCCGCCACCCTTAAAGGGTTAGCGCTACACACAGCAGATGATGTTGCCCCTTCAGGCCCAGATGCTCAGACGGGTTGGGGACAGTTAAATGCTAAGTTTGCTGCTGAAACTATCTCTGCTTCACCAACAACTGCATTGATCTCAGAATTAAATTTAACAAATGGTGGAACGTATCAAATCACCATTCAGTCTGATGGTGTTAACCCATTAATGGCATCGATCTCCTGGACCGATCCCGCGGGTGTTGCAAATAGTGGAACCAATAGTAATACCCCTGCCTTGGTAAACGACCTTGATCTAAGACTGAATAATGGAACAACATACACTCCCTGGAGACTAACAGGAGTTACAACAAACGGAACTGGAGACAATATTGTGGACCCATATGAGCGAATCGATATTTCGGGTGCGTCTGGTCAATATACACTCACTGTAACACATAAGGGGTCCCTTACCAATGGATCGCAGGACTTTTCACTTATCGTTACTGGAGGTACTATAGCAGCCTCCTCTCCGGAAATTTCTTACGGAACAACCACAACCACATCTACCGAAGGTACAGATTGTAGCTTTACCGATGTAGTGGTACCACTCAATATCGCCATGGCTCCTTCCCAAAACGCCGATGTCACGTTTTCGGTAAACGGCGGAACGGCAACAAATGGCGTTGATTACGAGATATTAACACCATCGGTTACTTTCCTGCAAGGACAAACTGCCTCTCAAAACCTAACCGTTCGTTTTTATAACGATGGGGTAGTTGAGAGTCCGGAAACTGCGATAATCGACTTTACCGTGAATGCAAATGGTGGAGATGCTACAGCGAATCCTGCGGCAGATTCCCTCACCATAACTATGAACGACGACGATGCGGTACCTGCCGTATCTACCGATGTCACCTTATTTACCGAAGACTTTGAGGATTGGACCGGCTGGTTGAACGCCGATAGAGATGGCGACGGCAATGTATGGGTGTCCATTTCTTTCTCCTCAGGAGGATATACAGGATTTTCGGGTAATTTTGCAGGTTCGGAAACAGATCTAACCATCCTGGGAGGTACTGGTTCTGCTAATGCAGATAATTACCTAATTAGCCCTCAGGTAAGCATCCCATCAAACACCACTAATACGGCCTTTAATTTTTCTGTTGGCGGATTCAATTCGGTAGAACATTACAGACTACAGTGGACTACAGACATTTCCACCTATGGCACTATAGATGCCGGTGTTATACTGGAAGAACGAAATTCAATATCTGGTGATGGTGAAATACGGACCGTAAACAGGACCGACCTGGCCGGACAGACGGGCTATTTTGTGATCAGGCACTATAATTCATCTGCCAACAATGGTCTTCTACTCTTTGACGGACTTTCCATTGTTGCTACCACAGAAACTCCGGTTCAAACCGCGGTTAACTCGGGAACAAGCGATCAAACAGATGTGCCGGGATCCGGGACTATGTATGCAGACGATAGTTCATCCGGGAGCATTATGCTGGCCATTAACAATACCGGAGGCGACGATTACGGTTGTGTAACATCCCATGTGTCGAGAGCGGGTACAAGTGCCCAGGCCTATATGGGAAGTACAAGCCCAAACCTGGTGATGGACAAAACCTTTAATATTAGTACAGCTAATAGCGTCGCTACCGGGAACACTTCTATAACATTCTATTTTACCGAGGCGGAGGTGGCCGGATGGGAAGCTGCTGCGCCAGGGGCGAGAGCTAATCTGGTTGCTGCTCGTGATGACGGTAGCTCGGTTGAGACTTCTACACTTGTTATTGGTGCATTTGGAAGTCATGTCACCTTAACAGGTACCTTTACCGGATTGGAGGGGACATACTATTTCGGCCCGCTGGGTGCCTTTGTCCCTTGTACCGGGGTAACCAAGACCTGGGATGGTTCTAACTGGAGCCCTGCCGGAGCACCTGGTGGAACAGATATAGTGGTCATCAATGGGAATTATAACACAGCGACACATGGGGATCTTGATGCTTGTACTTTAACCATTAATTCAGGATTTACCCTTACTGTAAACGCAAATGGTTACCTGAATGTGGATGGAGATATAACTGTATCCGGTACCTTAGACGTAGAACATACGGGGAGTGTGGTACAGGTAGACCCTGATGGAGTGGTTACAAATTCCGGTTCGATTAATGTTGATATTACCACCCCTCCTCTTAAAGAACGCGACTTCCTAATACTGGGTAGCCCTATGAATGCTGAAACCAGGGGAGGTGTCTTCGGAAGCGCTTATAATGTACAGGAATATACCCCGGCTAATTTCATCCCCCATGGTAGCGTGCCTGCTGGTGGAACAAATTTTGCCGACGACAACTTTAACGATTGGAACGAGATGACCTCCGGTACTCTCAACCCGGGTGAAGGATATCTTGTATATCCTCAGGCGGCGTATATCGATCCGGCTTATGCGGGTCCACCGCCGGTTACCACTATCGCGTTCCCGTTATCCTATACACAGGGAACACTGAACAATGGAACAATAAATCAATCTATTGTGTACAATGGTGGGTCTAATCCGGACGGAACTCCTAATATCCTGGCTAATCCATACCCTTCGCCTATAAGTGCGAACCTGTTGGTGTCCAATAACGCCTTGATCAATGAGGTGTATTTCTGGGAACATCTTACCCCGCCAAGTTCATCCACTCCGGGAGCAAATAACATCAATGTCTCCATGGATGATATTTCAATGCACAATGGAACGATGGGTGTGCCGGCAGCTAACGATACAGGAACCAGTACCACACCAAATGGTGTGATCTCAACGGCCCAGGGATTTGGAATTAAAGCTGGTGCTTCCGGAACGGTTACCTTCACCAACAGTATGCGTCTCACCACTGGGAACACAACTCTTAGAAATAATATCGAAGAAATCGATAAGATCACCTTGAAAGTAGAGAACGATCAATTCGAGCTAAGAAGTTACACCGGGATTGGTTTCCGAAGTGAAGGAACACCGCAACTCGACCAGAATATGGATTCTAACAGACTGGCTACAATGATCGCCCTTTATTCACATCTGGAGGATGGTAGCGAACAGTTAGGAATACAAACACGTGAAAGCTTTGAAACCGGGATAAAGATCCCTATGGGCTTTGCTTCACAGGTAGATACAGATGCGCTCTATGTGGTCTCCATCAGTAGTATTGAAGGTAGTGAGATAGCCAATGCTCATGTCTATCTCGTTGATCACTTAACTAATACAATTACCGATCTTACCCAAGGATCTTACCAGTTCAGTAGTAATAAAGGTACTTTTAATAGCAGGTTTACCTTACAGTTTGAAAGTGAAAATCTGGGTACCGATGATCTGGCCCTTGAGAAGATCTCAGTTTATCCGAACCCTACAGACAACCTTCTTACTATATTGTCACCAGGTGCAGGAATAGATGGAGTTGTGATCTATGATCTTCGAGGTAGAAAAGTGGAAGAAGTTAGTCTAAATGGCGAGAGAAGCTACGCCGTAGATATGTCGGCACTTGGATCGGCTATGTATTTCATCACGATTTCCACCGAGAACGGATCGATCACTAAAAGAGTTATAAAACAATAG
- a CDS encoding BT0820 family HAD-type phosphatase: protein MKETYTIAVDFDGTIVEDEYPGIGKPVIFAFETMKKLQEEGHRLILWTYRNGKHLDDAVAFCKENGITFYAVNKSFPEETFDPKYSRKINADYFIDDRNIGGLKGWGEIYQLLIGEKPPEVKTKKQKKSWFPF from the coding sequence ATGAAGGAGACGTATACCATCGCGGTAGATTTCGATGGAACAATCGTGGAAGATGAATATCCAGGAATAGGAAAACCAGTAATCTTTGCTTTCGAAACCATGAAGAAACTTCAGGAAGAAGGACATAGATTAATTCTCTGGACCTATCGGAATGGTAAACATCTGGATGACGCGGTAGCTTTTTGTAAGGAAAACGGAATAACTTTCTACGCAGTGAATAAAAGTTTCCCTGAAGAGACCTTCGACCCAAAATACAGCAGAAAGATCAACGCCGATTATTTTATCGACGATCGCAATATTGGGGGATTGAAAGGCTGGGGTGAAATATATCAGTTACTCATAGGTGAAAAACCACCTGAAGTTAAGACCAAAAAACAAAAGAAAAGCTGGTTCCCATTTTAA
- a CDS encoding FAD:protein FMN transferase — MRQFTAFAICLLAVFSCEKEPQPPGVLSGEAFGTTYNIYYYANNEFDAVKGVDSVIYAVNRSVSTYMPQSDISRINKGDSTLVVDNIFKEVFMLSEEVFIASEGYFDPTIGVLRNAYGFGDVAPLSEINEVTLDSLRAFVGFDKVSLTSEGTIKKQRPEIYFDFNAVAKGYGIDQLGAYFSSKGVTDFLIELGGEILAAGSNTHKGQPWVVGVESVSSDLENRGYDALVYLTDEAMASSGNYRKYRIDPATGKKYVHTIDPLTGMAKESNLTSATLIASNCATADAYATAFMAMGLERSKRLLENSEELEAYLTYMDTTGSPEVYMTEGFRKKIKKD; from the coding sequence ATGAGACAGTTTACCGCTTTCGCGATCTGCCTGTTGGCAGTCTTTTCCTGCGAAAAGGAACCACAGCCTCCCGGAGTGTTAAGTGGTGAAGCATTTGGAACTACCTATAATATATATTATTATGCAAATAATGAGTTCGATGCCGTTAAAGGAGTGGATTCTGTAATATATGCGGTGAATCGTTCGGTGAGTACTTATATGCCTCAAAGCGATATTAGCCGTATAAATAAGGGAGATTCTACCTTAGTGGTAGATAATATTTTCAAAGAGGTTTTTATGCTTTCTGAAGAGGTTTTTATTGCTTCGGAAGGGTATTTCGATCCAACCATAGGGGTGCTGCGAAACGCGTATGGCTTTGGAGATGTAGCACCTCTATCCGAAATTAATGAGGTTACCCTGGATTCGCTGCGAGCATTCGTTGGATTTGATAAAGTTAGCCTTACTTCCGAAGGGACCATTAAGAAACAACGGCCCGAGATCTATTTCGATTTTAATGCTGTGGCAAAAGGGTATGGTATTGATCAACTTGGTGCGTATTTCAGCTCCAAAGGCGTTACGGATTTCCTGATAGAACTTGGAGGCGAGATCCTCGCAGCGGGTAGTAATACCCATAAGGGACAACCCTGGGTTGTGGGAGTAGAATCGGTAAGCTCTGATCTTGAGAACCGGGGATACGATGCGTTGGTTTACCTCACAGATGAGGCTATGGCGTCATCCGGTAATTACAGGAAATACCGTATTGATCCGGCAACCGGTAAAAAATATGTTCATACCATCGATCCTTTAACCGGGATGGCAAAAGAAAGTAACCTTACCAGTGCTACTTTAATTGCCTCCAATTGTGCTACCGCCGATGCGTACGCCACAGCTTTTATGGCTATGGGGCTGGAACGCAGTAAGCGCTTGCTGGAAAATTCGGAAGAATTGGAAGCGTATCTCACCTACATGGACACAACGGGTTCTCCCGAGGTATATATGACCGAGGGTTTCAGAAAAAAAATAAAAAAAGATTAA